The bacterium genome includes a region encoding these proteins:
- the rpsL gene encoding 30S ribosomal protein S12: MPTINQLIRNGRKKISKKKKAPALHACPQRRGVCLQVKTATPKKPNSALRKIARVRLTNNQEVTAYIPGVGHNLQEHSIVLVRGGRVKDLPGVRYHIVRGALDCMGVETDKEGNPRRQGRSLYGVKKPKDK; this comes from the coding sequence ATGCCCACGATCAATCAGCTGATACGCAACGGGAGAAAGAAGATCTCCAAGAAGAAAAAGGCGCCCGCCCTGCACGCCTGCCCGCAGCGGCGCGGAGTCTGTCTCCAGGTCAAGACGGCCACGCCCAAAAAACCCAATTCGGCCCTGCGCAAGATCGCCAGGGTCCGGTTGACCAACAACCAGGAAGTGACCGCCTACATCCCCGGCGTGGGTCATAACCTCCAGGAGCACTCGATCGTCCTGGTCCGGGGCGGCAGAGTCAAGGACCTGCCCGGGGTCCGCTACCATATCGTCCGCGGGGCCCTGGACTGCATGGGAGTGGAGACCGACAAGGAAGGCAACCCGCGCCGGCAGGGCCGATCCCTCTACGGCGTCAAGAAACCCAAGGACAAATAG